The genomic DNA CGGGTCGGCAGTCTGGTGCCCAACGACGAGGAGGGCGGCTACTTGATGATGAAGGAGCTGATTCGCCTGCATCCTGCGGTGGTACGCGGCGAGAAGATCGAGGTGTTGGCATTTTCCGGCCTGAAGATTACGCCGTCGGCACAATTGCGTGAGCTCGGTATGCAACGTGCGCTCGCCGAGCATCCACAAGTACGCCTGCGACAACTGGTCTACAGCGGCTGGACGCAGCAGCGTGCCTATGAACAGGCGAAACAACTGGTCAGCCGCTATCCGCAGGTGTCACTGGTGTGGTCGGCCAACGATGAAATGGCTTTCGGTGCGATGCGCGCCTTTGCCGAAGCGGGCAAGGTCCCGGGCAAGGATGCGCTGTTCAGCGCGGTCAATACCTCGCCGGCCGCTTTGCAGGCGCTGGTGGACGGGCGTCTGAGCGCACTGGTCGGCGGGCACTTCACCCTCGGCGGCTGGGCGCTGGTGCAGGTGCACGACGATGCGCAGGGTGTCGATCTGGAGCAGCACGGTGGTCGCGACCGTCAGTTGCCGCTGCTGCAACTGATCGACAAAGCTCACGCTCGGAAATTGCTGGCAATGGGCGCAGCGCCGAACTACGGGGTTAATTTTCGCCAACTCTCGGCGAAGGGGCGCCCGGCGTCTTACCGCTATGCATTCGACCTGCAAACCCTGATGCGCTGAACCACTTCACACCCCGGCGAAATGCAGCACCAGTTTGACGATGGCCAGCAAGGTCAGGGCAAACACCGCCGTGAACACAATCCCCAGAATCACGAAATGGCCGGGCTTGCCGTGGGTGAAATCCCTTGCCCGGTTCTTTGCGCTCTGCACCCCGAAGGCGGCGGCCATGACACTGTGCAGCATCTGCCAGAAGCTCGGCGGTTTGTTGTCGACTGGATCGTCCATAAATCCCTCGTCAGCGCTGTGTGAACAGTAAGCATAGTCAAATAAAGTCTGGGCACTGGCCTCTGTCGTCGGGCGTTATCCGATCTTCATTCGCGATAGATATGTACCACCAGCGCGGCCTTGCCCGGTGATTGACTGACGCTTCATTCAACAGCGTCAGGTAATCCCCCCATGATTGACACCCCGGCGGCCCTGGAAAAGGGTCAGCATCATCGTTTTCTGAAAAAAAAACTGCACGCGCGGATACGCCATTTCACCGGCGCCGATATCCATCATTTAAGCCGGGCGAGAACGCCTGGCGGGTTGGCCGAAGGCAGCCTGCCAGCGTGGTTCGCGGCGCTGCCGGTTGATCAGCGCCAAATCGTGCGCGACAGCCAGGCGCGCAGCCGCACCTCCAATGAAACCCTGGCGAAAACCCTCAAGGGATTCAAAAGCGTCGCCGAGTTTGCGCAACCGTTGCTTGAGGCGGCTCTGGAGAAAAAGTTTGGTTTGAAAGTCGATACAACGAAGACCTGGTGGTACAGCGAAATTCTCACCGACGCGCTGGGTACCGATCAGACCCTGTTGCAGTTGGCGCTGCGCAATTTCCGTGAAGGGCAAACCTTTAGTGCGCGCGAGCTGATCGCCGAACAGGGCGAACCGGCGCCCATGGGCCGGGGCAGCGAAGGCCTGTACGGTTGGTACTATCCGAAAAGTGGCCCGTCAAAGTGCTACAAGATCAAAAAACTGCCCATTCCACCGGCCGAGTTTGCTGCGCTGTGCCGTGAACTGGATGTCGGCAAACAGTATCAGGATCATCTGCAAGCGATCTTCGACGGCGAGGACAAACGCACTGCTGTCAAAGCCCAGACGATTACGGCATGGAAGGACAGCCTGCGCGTGCATGCACACCTGGCGCATGCCCAGGCGCGGATCTCACCTTCGGGTTATCTCGCGTTACTGGACGTGCTCAACGGTGAAAAAAACCCACAGCTGGACGGTGAAGCGGTCGCGTTCAGTCAGTTGTATGTACTCGGCTCAGCGGTCAGCGAAATGTTCGTCATCGGCGCCCGCCGACGCAAAGGCAAGAACATCGATTTCAGCTGGAATAACCCCGGTGTGAATCTGTTTGACGTGCTGACCTATAAAGATTCGCGGATCATCGTTTGCATACCCGGTGATCCGGTGGCTCCGGTCAAGGAGTACCCTTCGCTGCGAGCCTTTGAAAAGGATCTGGCGCTGCGTTTGCGTAGTGTGAATTACCAGCGCTGGTTCATGCGCCTGGTGCCCCACGGCGAGGCCGGCAAGTTTCTTGGCAAGATCCAGCCGGCCTTGCAGACGCTGAAGTGGAACGCTGACTTTGCGTACCGGGGGCAGGGCATGGCGGGCAGTCGGGACGGTGCCTACGAACGTGTTTACCATGACGAACCGCAACTGGACATCATTGAGGCCTTCTTCGCGGGCGAGCTGTTCAATGAGCTGTATGACAGGCACGAGAAGCGCCTGAAAACCTCGGCGGAGCAATTGGCAGTGCCCACCGCCAAGGTCGATCATGACGCCTGGTATGAGCGCATGATGCACTACGCCGAGTGGGGCCTGAGCATCCTCAACGTCGCGGCGTTTTTTGTGCCCGGCCTGGGCGAAGTGATGATGGCCGTGATGGCCGTGCAACTGACGATGGATGTGTATCACGGCGTGCAAGCGTGGAGCATCGGTGACACCGACCTGGCATGGCATTATCTGGGCGCGGTGGCCGCCAACGTAGCGTTCATGGCCGTCGCCGGCGCTGCAGCGAGCAAAGCACCGAAAATACTCGCTACGCCGATTGTCGAGGGGCTGGTCAAGGTCCGGTTGCCGTTCGGTGACGAACAACTGTGGCGCCCGGGCCTGACCCCTTACAAGAGCACAACGCGCCTGCCTGCGGGGCTTGCGCCGGATGCGCTGGGCCAATACACGCTGGACGGCAAAAGCTATCTGAAGATTGATGGCGAGGTGTATGAAAAGACCTTCGATCCGCAGGCCAACAGATGGCGAATCAAGCATCCAGATGATCCGCAGGCGTATCACCCGGTGCTTGAGCACAACGGCCAGGGCGCCTGGCGACATGGCTTCGAGCGCCCGCTGGAGTGGGATCGTGCCACGTTGCTACGACGCCTGGGCCCCGCGACGGACGGCTTTGACGTGGCGACGCTGGAGCGCATTGCCGATCTCAGCGGCGTCGACGATGCCGCCTTGCGCGCCATGCACACGGACAACCTGCCGATGCCTTCGACGTTGGCCGACACGCTGCGCCAGTTTCGAATCGACCGCCAGCTTAATGAAATGATTGAACAGATTCGCCTTGGCCAAGCCGTTCCAGACGACCTTTACCCGTATGCCGTGCCAGAGATGGTCAACCTGTCGCGCTGGCCGCAGGGGCGTGTCATTGAAGTGTTTGACCCGGCCAACCCGAGCAGCGCGGTTTCCCGTTATGGTCAGGCCACAACACCGGCCAGGTCGGCCATCAGGGTTTCCCGGTCGCAGGTTTCAGCAGGCCAATTGCCGGAACAGGTGCTTGCAGCGCTGGACGAGCAAGACACCGTCACTCTGCTCGGTTTTGAAGGTGCCAGGGTCCGCGCCCAGCGCACCGCCGTGCTGCGTGAACAACTGGCCAACCATGTGGCAGCCAACAAACGTACGGTGTTCGAGCGCATCAACGCAGCCGACCGCGCGCCTGTCACACAAACACCGGGATTGACGGCGTTACGCGAGGTATTTCCGAAACTCTCGACAGGCGCGGTCGAAGAGATTCTGAAGGCTGCCAGCGCGCGCGAGCGGTTGTTCATCAAACAAAACGATCGCCTGCCGACCAGCCTGCTGCTGAAGGCGCGTGCGCGAATGCGCATCGCGCGGCTGAATCAGGCGCTGGTCGGCCTGCAGCTGGACAACGCAGCCTCGGCCGACAGCCGTCGCCTGGCCCTGCACGCCCTGGAAAAGCTGCCCGGCTGGCCGGATAACCTGCGCCTGGAGGTCCGCCAGCAAGACGTGGCCGGCACGTTGCTCGACAGCATCGGCAGCGAGTCGGCCACACAGGTCAAGTACCTGGTTACCGATGGCTATCAGCACAATCAACCCGGCCAGTTCCAGGCGTTCGATCAGGTGGGCAATCCGCTGAACAGCGTACCTGCTAGAGGTGACAATTTTTACCCCTCGATCATGTCGGCGCTGCCGGATAACGCGCGGCTGCAACTGGGGTTACCGCATGTAGGACAGCAGGCGCAATTGCAGCGCGCACTGGCCAGCCATGCGACAACGCACCGTGAGCAGATGCTCGAGGTGCTGATTCCGCATGCACCCGCCCGGCGCTTCAAGTCACCGCTGAAACTGTCCGACGGACGTACGGGCTATCGCTTGAGCGGACGCGGTGCGGGCGGCAGGCGCAATCATTTGTTGCTGGCACGGGTGCGGGATATCTACCCCAACTTCTCCGATGAAGTGGCTGAAGGCATGGTCAATCAATTATTGCTGGAGGGGCGGAGCACCTCACAGATTTTCCATTTACTCAATGAGCGGGCCCGCGAATATGAGGCGCTACGGGTGCAGCTGGAGCACTGGAGTCAGGCCGACGGTGCGGTGTTTGTGCGCGCTCCGGTCGCGCGAGTCATTCTCGACACCTGGCGCCTGCGGGGGCTGTGTGATGTCGAAGCCACTGTGCGTCTGGACCTGAATGCCGTCGACCGTTTGCCCGAACTGCACGCCAACTTTCCACATGTACGCACACTGGGGCTGAGCATTACCAACGTGGTGGGCCAAAGCAGTGAGGCCTTCGTGCGCCAGTTTCCCAACGTTCGGGCGCTGGAAGTGGCGATCTGGCAGGGCGCCGTGGGCACACTACTGGTCGAATCACTCAGATCACTGACGAGCATTCGCGAGTTACAAGTGATCGGCAGGCTGGACCAGGAATTCAGCGACACAGCTCAAGCCCTGGTGGATGCCATGCCCCAACTGGAGCGCCTCGCGTTGCACGGCATGACAGGCGAACTGGACGTCAGTCGTCTGTCGAATCTGCGCTCATTGAACATCTCCGGAACCCAGCAGAGCTGGCCAAAAGGCGTATTCGGGTTGCCGCATCTGAGGGCGCTGGACCTCAGTTATACGCGGATCACCACACTGCCGGACGAACTGTTTGTGGAGCCTCAGCCGCTCTGGGCCGGGTTGAAGATCAACTGGGCCAGACTCGATCAGGAGCAGTTCGTCAAAGCCTACGACTACCTGCACAACGACCCGGCCCACAGGGTCAATACCGAACAAATGCTTGATGTCTATTGCCGCGGCACACTCAAGGAGGCCATGGATTCGGGCAACGAGATGGCGACGACGGCGTTGCGCCAACTGAAGCGTGAGGGGCTTTCCGGGCAGACGCTGCTGGCGCACGTCAATGGTGTACGCCAGGACGGTAACGTACTGTCCGAGCAGCTCACGGTCTGGCAGCAAACCCCCAAAAGCGTCAACGGCAAACCCGTCGGGCTGCGCGATCGCGAAGTGGCAGCCTCGCGGATACGCGAGTGTTGGCGCAATGGCCTGCACCAGCGCTATGGCGCACAGCAGTCGGCGACGGCTTTTGAACCGCGTCCCGGACCTTCGACTTCGCGGCCCGGCCCGATAACGTTGCTGGCCGATACCGCGACGCTTGAATTGCCTGCTGCCACGCTGGGTGATCTGCCGCAACTGCCGACGCTGTCAACGACCGGCTTCAGCCATGTGCGCACCCTGAAAATGTCGGAAGTGCTGGTTTCACCCGAGGACTTCAGCGCGTTTTTGCGCCATTTTCCTGAGCTCGGCACCCTGGATCTGAGTCGCAATCAACTGCTCGAGATGCCGTCGATTCTGCCTGGCCTCGACCATCTGAATAAGCTCAGCCTGCACCACAACTACCTGTCGATCACCTCAGCTAACCAGACCCGCTTGAACGGTTTGCACGGTCTGGAATATCTGGATTTACGCTACAACCGCATTGAGTCATTGAATGCCACTTCGCTGCGCGGCTTGAAAGTCTTGCGCCTGGGCCATTCGGCGATCGAGAACTGGCCCACGGGGGTGCTGGATTTGCCGAATCTGTTGCAACTGGAGCTGAACAACAGTGCGATCACGACAATCCCCGAGGCCGCACTGACAGCCCGAGAGGGCCTCTGGATTGATTTGAGCGGCTGCCGTCTGAGCGAGAATGCGCGCCAGCGTTTGCTGGAGGCTTCTCGCTCGATCGTGCCAATGGGTATGTCCAGAGCCGACTTGCGCGATGGCATCACCGTGAGCGGTGGCCCGGCTTACTACCCGCCGCTGGTGAGCAAAAATCCCGAGCTGCTACTGGCGTTGCCGGTGATGCAGACGAGCGACCTGTCGCGGATGACGGCGCAAGCTCGACTGCAGCGGCTCGATACCGAATTGGGTGGCGCCGAGGCGATCCAGGCCGTAGACGAACTGACGGGACGCCTGGGTGGCGCCGTTCCCCTGTTCGCGCAACTGACCCGATGGGATGAGCAATTTCAGGCATTGACCCGGAGCCTGAACGAGTGGATTTCGGCGCCGCCATTTCAATTGCGCGAACTGTCCTTTCCCCTCTGGGTGTCCGCCATGGAGCGACGCAAGGCGGCTGACCTGATTCTCGCCTGCTGGCGCCAGAATCTGCGCGGTGCCGTGCCGGTTGAGGGGCTGGACGGTGGCTTTACCCTTGACCTGTTCGACATTCCACTGGGGCGATTGCCGGCCTTGTCAGGTGATTTTGCCCACGTCGGCGTACTGAAACTGAACAGGCTTTTTCTCGCCGAGAACGGCCTTGACGGATTTCTCGATGGCTTTGCAGGCGTGCACACGCTTGAACTCAATGGCAACCAACTCACGATGCTGCCGGAACCGGTGACCGCTTTGCCCGCGTTGCGTCGGCTTTCGGCTTCGCATAATCGCTTGTCCGCGTCGCCAGCGCTTCAGACGCACCTGAGCGCCCTGACTCATCTGCAATCACTTGATCTGTCGCAGAACTGGCTGGAAGAGCTGGATGTGTCGGCGTTGACCGGCCTTGAACGCCTCGTTTTGCACGGCAATCGATTGGTCTACTGGCCGGGCGGGGTGCTGACGCTCCCGGCACTGCGCGCGCTTGATCTGCGCGACAACATGATCGAAACCATTCCCCAGGTGTTGATGAGCGATGCTCATCGCCGGCTGCGCGCAGGCACTAATCTGGCGAACAACGATAACCTGGAAGGCGCCAGCCTGATCATGCTGCGCAACCACATGCAGGACGGTGAAACAATGCTGGGTTGGCCTTCCACTGAAATTGACGAAGTGCTGGAAAGCCTGGTGAGCGATAGCGACTTCGATACTGAAGAGTCTGCCATGAGTGACGAGATGATCGATGTCAGTCATGTGACGGGAACGGCTGCGCGCGAACGCTGGATCGATCCGGCTGCCGATGACGCCGAGGCATTGACGCGGGTCTGGAACGATCTGGAACAGGTGCCGGACAGTGCTGCCTTCTTCAACCTGCTCGATGGTCTGGATGGAACGAGGGATTTCCTTCAGGGACGTACCGAACTCACCCGTCGCGTGCATCGGGTGCTGACAGTTGCCGAACAAAACCCGGAGTTGCGGGAAGTCC from Pseudomonas baetica includes the following:
- a CDS encoding NEL-type E3 ubiquitin ligase domain-containing protein gives rise to the protein MIDTPAALEKGQHHRFLKKKLHARIRHFTGADIHHLSRARTPGGLAEGSLPAWFAALPVDQRQIVRDSQARSRTSNETLAKTLKGFKSVAEFAQPLLEAALEKKFGLKVDTTKTWWYSEILTDALGTDQTLLQLALRNFREGQTFSARELIAEQGEPAPMGRGSEGLYGWYYPKSGPSKCYKIKKLPIPPAEFAALCRELDVGKQYQDHLQAIFDGEDKRTAVKAQTITAWKDSLRVHAHLAHAQARISPSGYLALLDVLNGEKNPQLDGEAVAFSQLYVLGSAVSEMFVIGARRRKGKNIDFSWNNPGVNLFDVLTYKDSRIIVCIPGDPVAPVKEYPSLRAFEKDLALRLRSVNYQRWFMRLVPHGEAGKFLGKIQPALQTLKWNADFAYRGQGMAGSRDGAYERVYHDEPQLDIIEAFFAGELFNELYDRHEKRLKTSAEQLAVPTAKVDHDAWYERMMHYAEWGLSILNVAAFFVPGLGEVMMAVMAVQLTMDVYHGVQAWSIGDTDLAWHYLGAVAANVAFMAVAGAAASKAPKILATPIVEGLVKVRLPFGDEQLWRPGLTPYKSTTRLPAGLAPDALGQYTLDGKSYLKIDGEVYEKTFDPQANRWRIKHPDDPQAYHPVLEHNGQGAWRHGFERPLEWDRATLLRRLGPATDGFDVATLERIADLSGVDDAALRAMHTDNLPMPSTLADTLRQFRIDRQLNEMIEQIRLGQAVPDDLYPYAVPEMVNLSRWPQGRVIEVFDPANPSSAVSRYGQATTPARSAIRVSRSQVSAGQLPEQVLAALDEQDTVTLLGFEGARVRAQRTAVLREQLANHVAANKRTVFERINAADRAPVTQTPGLTALREVFPKLSTGAVEEILKAASARERLFIKQNDRLPTSLLLKARARMRIARLNQALVGLQLDNAASADSRRLALHALEKLPGWPDNLRLEVRQQDVAGTLLDSIGSESATQVKYLVTDGYQHNQPGQFQAFDQVGNPLNSVPARGDNFYPSIMSALPDNARLQLGLPHVGQQAQLQRALASHATTHREQMLEVLIPHAPARRFKSPLKLSDGRTGYRLSGRGAGGRRNHLLLARVRDIYPNFSDEVAEGMVNQLLLEGRSTSQIFHLLNERAREYEALRVQLEHWSQADGAVFVRAPVARVILDTWRLRGLCDVEATVRLDLNAVDRLPELHANFPHVRTLGLSITNVVGQSSEAFVRQFPNVRALEVAIWQGAVGTLLVESLRSLTSIRELQVIGRLDQEFSDTAQALVDAMPQLERLALHGMTGELDVSRLSNLRSLNISGTQQSWPKGVFGLPHLRALDLSYTRITTLPDELFVEPQPLWAGLKINWARLDQEQFVKAYDYLHNDPAHRVNTEQMLDVYCRGTLKEAMDSGNEMATTALRQLKREGLSGQTLLAHVNGVRQDGNVLSEQLTVWQQTPKSVNGKPVGLRDREVAASRIRECWRNGLHQRYGAQQSATAFEPRPGPSTSRPGPITLLADTATLELPAATLGDLPQLPTLSTTGFSHVRTLKMSEVLVSPEDFSAFLRHFPELGTLDLSRNQLLEMPSILPGLDHLNKLSLHHNYLSITSANQTRLNGLHGLEYLDLRYNRIESLNATSLRGLKVLRLGHSAIENWPTGVLDLPNLLQLELNNSAITTIPEAALTAREGLWIDLSGCRLSENARQRLLEASRSIVPMGMSRADLRDGITVSGGPAYYPPLVSKNPELLLALPVMQTSDLSRMTAQARLQRLDTELGGAEAIQAVDELTGRLGGAVPLFAQLTRWDEQFQALTRSLNEWISAPPFQLRELSFPLWVSAMERRKAADLILACWRQNLRGAVPVEGLDGGFTLDLFDIPLGRLPALSGDFAHVGVLKLNRLFLAENGLDGFLDGFAGVHTLELNGNQLTMLPEPVTALPALRRLSASHNRLSASPALQTHLSALTHLQSLDLSQNWLEELDVSALTGLERLVLHGNRLVYWPGGVLTLPALRALDLRDNMIETIPQVLMSDAHRRLRAGTNLANNDNLEGASLIMLRNHMQDGETMLGWPSTEIDEVLESLVSDSDFDTEESAMSDEMIDVSHVTGTAARERWIDPAADDAEALTRVWNDLEQVPDSAAFFNLLDGLDGTRDFLQGRTELTRRVHRVLTVAEQNPELREVLFNMAKSPQTCKDGRILLFSDIEVKVFELETVQATPESQQDNVLFKLGRNLFRLGKLEKIADRDILQRQSQGGRPDPAEVRLAYRIGLRERLELPGQPTDMIYSGNVTALMLDAAYAEVIAAEQSDALIEEMVGRQYWADHLRRKYPQRFRVLKEAQAKTQGEFEDRYPDLNDAYLAELGTLEVTFKTEETALLVELSKVERLQFTQ
- a CDS encoding DUF2970 domain-containing protein, coding for MDDPVDNKPPSFWQMLHSVMAAAFGVQSAKNRARDFTHGKPGHFVILGIVFTAVFALTLLAIVKLVLHFAGV
- a CDS encoding ABC transporter substrate-binding protein, giving the protein MLKFLHLSLLLLGAFCGSVARAESVLFLNPGSTEEAFWVSYSQFMQAAARDLGVELQILYSQRQPDLTVAQARVALQGPERPDYLIFVNEHYVAPQILRLAQDSGVKLFMVNAGLTADQQALVGDRADRVGSLVPNDEEGGYLMMKELIRLHPAVVRGEKIEVLAFSGLKITPSAQLRELGMQRALAEHPQVRLRQLVYSGWTQQRAYEQAKQLVSRYPQVSLVWSANDEMAFGAMRAFAEAGKVPGKDALFSAVNTSPAALQALVDGRLSALVGGHFTLGGWALVQVHDDAQGVDLEQHGGRDRQLPLLQLIDKAHARKLLAMGAAPNYGVNFRQLSAKGRPASYRYAFDLQTLMR